The following coding sequences are from one Microbacterium wangchenii window:
- a CDS encoding TetR/AcrR family transcriptional regulator, translated as MSSESRTGRPKASSRETLAEAACELFLEQGYHATSVSDITTRAGVSRSSFFNYFASKGDVLWAALDERILALTRRLRDEPAGDADARVRSAVTALADGFRPDSLALAAAQAEAMGIRDELQREAGVRRARIAEAVAERLRREGVDPLQAEVLGAAYGGAVLAAIWRWAARGPGRIELGDVLTAALAVVPRADSLDQADGALA; from the coding sequence ATGTCGAGTGAGAGCCGTACCGGGCGCCCGAAGGCGTCGTCGCGCGAGACTCTCGCCGAAGCGGCGTGCGAGCTGTTCCTCGAGCAGGGATATCACGCCACCTCCGTCTCCGACATCACTACGCGGGCCGGGGTGAGCCGCTCCAGCTTCTTCAACTACTTCGCCTCGAAGGGCGACGTGCTGTGGGCGGCTCTGGATGAACGCATCCTCGCGCTGACGCGGCGACTGCGCGACGAGCCGGCCGGCGACGCCGACGCGCGCGTGCGCAGCGCCGTGACCGCCCTCGCCGACGGCTTCCGGCCCGACAGTCTCGCGCTGGCTGCCGCGCAGGCCGAGGCGATGGGGATCCGCGACGAACTCCAGCGCGAGGCGGGGGTGCGCAGGGCGCGGATCGCCGAGGCGGTCGCCGAGCGCCTGCGGCGGGAGGGCGTCGATCCGCTTCAGGCCGAGGTGCTCGGCGCGGCCTACGGGGGAGCCGTGCTCGCGGCCATCTGGCGATGGGCCGCGCGGGGTCCGGGCCGCATCGAGCTGGGCGATGTGCTGACGGCCGCGCTGGCGGTCGTGCCGCGCGCTGACAGCCTCGACCAGGCGGACGGCGCGCTCGCGTAA
- a CDS encoding MSMEG_6728 family protein, translating into MQTFLPYPSFRESARVLDRPRLGKQRVEAFQLLRAQTVPGYGWRHHPAAKMWTGYVPALVAYGLAMTDEWIASGRADTVRDKLLAFAPEIDGVPQEELDVPPWLGDEAFHLSHRSNLIRKDPEHYRPIFGDIPDDLPYVWPTV; encoded by the coding sequence GTGCAGACCTTCCTGCCCTACCCGTCGTTCCGCGAGTCTGCGCGCGTGCTGGACCGCCCACGACTGGGTAAGCAGAGGGTCGAGGCGTTCCAGCTGCTCCGCGCTCAGACGGTTCCGGGCTACGGGTGGCGCCACCATCCGGCGGCGAAGATGTGGACCGGGTACGTGCCCGCGCTCGTGGCCTACGGATTGGCGATGACCGACGAGTGGATCGCATCCGGTCGCGCCGACACCGTGCGCGACAAGCTGCTCGCGTTCGCGCCGGAGATCGACGGCGTCCCGCAGGAAGAGCTCGACGTGCCGCCGTGGCTCGGCGACGAGGCCTTCCACCTCTCGCATCGGTCGAACCTCATCCGGAAGGACCCGGAGCACTACCGGCCGATCTTCGGCGACATCCCCGACGATCTGCCCTACGTCTGGCCGACCGTCTGA
- a CDS encoding DUF2004 domain-containing protein, whose amino-acid sequence MAIEHDFFGLLESGPDGSIFWSENVELGDQTVTVDLTAPDQDDVSQGALDVAAAMVSSLEAIDRTARNAMVSELDDRTSEVIEYILQQQQVLGEELEDLMVDVSGDVQVDVIRSLQLMSMTILADEHGGSEPFAVLEYALDPDATDDVLLVNLASDGHVQSVTSAD is encoded by the coding sequence ATGGCGATCGAGCACGACTTCTTCGGACTCTTAGAGTCGGGCCCGGACGGATCCATCTTCTGGTCCGAGAACGTCGAACTGGGCGACCAGACGGTGACGGTCGACCTGACCGCTCCCGACCAGGACGATGTGTCGCAGGGGGCGTTGGATGTCGCCGCGGCGATGGTGTCGTCTCTGGAGGCGATCGACCGCACGGCCCGCAACGCCATGGTGTCCGAGCTCGATGACCGCACGAGCGAGGTGATCGAGTACATCCTCCAGCAGCAGCAGGTGCTGGGCGAGGAGCTGGAAGACCTCATGGTCGACGTCTCCGGCGACGTGCAGGTCGACGTCATCCGCTCCCTGCAGCTGATGAGCATGACGATCCTCGCCGACGAGCACGGCGGCAGCGAGCCCTTCGCGGTGCTGGAGTACGCGCTGGACCCCGACGCCACCGACGACGTGCTGCTGGTGAACCTCGCCTCCGACGGGCACGTGCAGTCGGTCACGAGCGCGGACTGA
- the ftsY gene encoding signal recognition particle-docking protein FtsY → MAENSWSLGRALRGLFVKPTIDETTWEDLETALLTADFGPDITERIVDELREKVERFRTTDPRDLQRMLRETLEEHFAKFDTTLRLTERPAVVLVVGVNGVGKTTTIGKFAKFLQRYGRSVVVGAADTFRAAAVDQLATWAERGGAAIVRPQHEGQDPASVAFQTITYAKETGTEIVLVDTAGRLHTKGGLMDELGKIRRVIEKQAPISEVLLVLDATTGQNGVMQAQAFLEHAGVTGLVITKLDGSAKGGFILAVQERTGIPVKLLGQGEGVGDLTGFTPHVFAASLVD, encoded by the coding sequence ATGGCGGAGAACTCCTGGTCGCTCGGTCGCGCGCTGCGCGGACTGTTCGTCAAGCCCACGATCGACGAGACGACGTGGGAAGACCTCGAGACGGCGCTGCTGACCGCCGACTTCGGCCCCGACATCACCGAACGCATCGTCGATGAGCTGCGGGAGAAGGTCGAGCGATTCCGCACGACCGATCCGCGCGACCTCCAGCGGATGCTGCGGGAGACCCTCGAAGAGCACTTCGCGAAGTTCGACACGACGCTGCGCCTCACCGAGCGCCCTGCCGTCGTGCTCGTGGTGGGGGTCAACGGCGTGGGCAAGACCACGACGATCGGCAAGTTCGCGAAGTTCCTCCAGCGCTACGGCAGGTCGGTCGTGGTGGGGGCCGCCGACACCTTCCGCGCCGCCGCCGTCGATCAACTGGCGACGTGGGCCGAACGCGGGGGAGCGGCGATCGTCCGGCCCCAGCACGAGGGCCAGGACCCGGCATCCGTCGCCTTCCAGACGATCACGTACGCGAAGGAGACCGGCACCGAGATCGTCCTGGTCGACACCGCAGGGCGCCTGCACACCAAGGGCGGGCTCATGGACGAGCTCGGCAAGATCCGCCGCGTGATCGAGAAGCAGGCCCCCATCAGCGAGGTGCTGCTCGTGCTGGATGCCACCACCGGGCAGAACGGTGTGATGCAGGCACAGGCCTTCCTCGAGCACGCCGGCGTCACCGGCCTCGTCATCACCAAGCTCGACGGGTCGGCCAAGGGCGGGTTCATCCTGGCCGTTCAGGAGCGCACCGGCATCCCGGTCAAACTCCTCGGCCAGGGCGAGGGCGTCGGCGACCTGACCGGTTTCACGCCGCACGTCTTCGCCGCGTCGCTCGTGGACTGA
- the smc gene encoding chromosome segregation protein SMC — translation MHLKSVTLKGFKSFAQPTTFALEPGVTCIVGPNGSGKSNVVDALAWVMGEQGAKTLRGGKMEDVIFAGTSTRGPLGRAEVQLTIDNSDGALPIEYAEVTISRTLFRNGASEYAINGETCRLLDVQELLSDSGLGREMHVIIGQGRLDSVLQATPEDRRGFIEEAAGILKHRRRKEKTLRKLEAMETNLTRLSDLAGELRRQLKPLGRQAEIAREAATIAAVVRDAKARLFADELVALRTQLADHARAENERHTERVVLQDQAENLRVRIERLENDQRSEAVDRARRVAFSLQQVQERLRGLYSLAGQRLTLLSADDDDPAGFSATVSRGMIDDARAEIDEISAGLGDAQDAAAEAARGVTRARAELDALDVDIAAQSALVSEHDMRITALRGTAEAAASALAAVRSAVERQQRALDAALVRRAEAEAEREGLEPEFAPEESAAEHSAAYERAQREANEAETTVAELRERLHAAEREREALTAQTTALGRALDVRNAAAELVAGGGAGIRGLVSDAVKVRSGYEAAIAAALGPLAEGLLVDTRDNAFATALLARDGDLGVVDILTAQATPGRSQPPAISGVVPAADVVTAPEGVRALLSWVLVADDLPAARAALTELEDAAAPFTIVTRAGEVVTAVTVRAGSGAGRSRLELAAERDAAAERLAEITVIADSLREALSDAVAAQGAARQRARETLNALRAQDAALAAHAEKVNRATVRHEAAVAECDRLQAGLAQAQAAVADAEAAERTARSALERALEAPRPILDASARDGLLAALEEARDTEMRARLEVETLRERVRAGEARVIQLERQRERERAAAEEAARRAVVRRAQREIAADVAAQLPALLDSVDRSVSQARVDLAAAESARTAVTAELAQARSQEAALRDRLGALTENVHGLELQIHEKRLHVTSLLERVHSELGLDEDILVREYGPEQPIPSDTPVAEGEEPPLVAFDRAAQKRRLADAERKLSQLGRVNPLALEEFAALEQRHAFLTEQLADLTQTRKDLMTIIEELDERMQTIFVAAFEDTKAAFAEVFPILFPGGTGSITLTDPDSPLTTGIEVSVRPVGKKIERLSLLSGGERSLAAVAFLVSIFQARPSPFYILDEVEAALDDANLGRLLGVFERLRESSQLIVITHQKRTMEIADALYGVSMRQDGVSAVVGQRVGDRASA, via the coding sequence ATGCACCTGAAGAGCGTCACGCTCAAGGGCTTCAAGTCGTTCGCGCAGCCGACGACCTTCGCACTGGAGCCAGGTGTGACGTGCATCGTCGGCCCCAACGGCTCGGGAAAGTCCAACGTTGTCGACGCGCTGGCCTGGGTCATGGGGGAGCAGGGCGCCAAGACCCTGCGCGGCGGCAAGATGGAGGACGTCATCTTCGCCGGCACCTCCACGCGAGGACCCCTCGGCCGTGCCGAGGTGCAGCTGACCATCGACAACAGCGACGGCGCGCTGCCCATCGAGTACGCCGAGGTCACGATCAGCCGCACGTTGTTCCGCAACGGCGCGAGCGAGTACGCGATCAACGGCGAGACCTGTCGCCTGCTGGACGTGCAAGAGCTGCTGAGCGACTCCGGACTCGGCCGCGAGATGCACGTCATCATCGGCCAGGGCCGCCTCGACAGCGTGCTGCAGGCCACGCCGGAGGACCGCCGCGGATTCATCGAAGAGGCCGCCGGCATCCTCAAGCACCGCCGGCGCAAGGAGAAGACCCTTCGCAAGCTCGAGGCGATGGAGACTAACCTCACCCGCCTGAGCGATCTCGCCGGCGAGCTGCGGCGCCAGCTGAAGCCCCTCGGTCGCCAGGCCGAGATCGCGCGGGAAGCGGCGACGATCGCCGCCGTCGTCCGTGATGCCAAGGCCCGCCTCTTCGCCGACGAACTCGTGGCGCTGCGCACCCAGCTGGCCGACCACGCCCGCGCGGAGAACGAACGGCACACCGAACGGGTCGTCCTGCAGGACCAGGCCGAGAACCTGCGGGTGCGCATCGAGCGGCTGGAGAACGACCAGCGCTCGGAAGCGGTCGATCGGGCGCGTCGGGTGGCCTTCTCCCTTCAGCAGGTGCAGGAGCGGCTGCGCGGGCTCTATTCGCTCGCGGGGCAGCGCCTCACCCTTCTCTCGGCCGACGACGACGACCCCGCCGGGTTCTCCGCCACCGTCTCGCGCGGCATGATCGATGACGCCCGCGCCGAGATCGACGAGATCTCCGCCGGGCTGGGCGATGCGCAGGATGCCGCCGCCGAAGCCGCCCGCGGCGTCACCCGCGCCCGCGCCGAACTCGATGCCCTCGACGTGGACATCGCCGCACAGAGCGCCCTGGTGTCCGAGCACGACATGCGCATCACCGCCCTGCGCGGCACGGCCGAGGCCGCCGCATCCGCCCTGGCAGCGGTGCGATCGGCCGTCGAGCGTCAGCAGCGGGCGCTGGATGCCGCGCTCGTCCGTCGCGCGGAAGCCGAAGCCGAGCGGGAGGGGCTCGAGCCCGAGTTCGCCCCGGAGGAGTCGGCCGCCGAGCACTCCGCCGCGTACGAACGCGCGCAGCGCGAGGCCAACGAGGCGGAGACGACCGTGGCGGAGCTGCGTGAACGGCTCCACGCCGCCGAACGCGAGCGGGAGGCGCTCACCGCGCAGACGACGGCCCTCGGCCGCGCCCTGGATGTGCGGAACGCCGCCGCCGAGCTCGTGGCGGGAGGAGGCGCCGGCATCCGCGGGCTCGTCAGCGACGCGGTCAAGGTCCGCTCCGGCTATGAGGCCGCCATCGCGGCGGCCCTCGGGCCGCTGGCCGAAGGCCTCCTCGTCGACACGCGGGACAACGCCTTCGCCACGGCGCTGCTCGCGCGCGACGGCGACCTGGGGGTCGTGGACATCCTCACCGCCCAGGCCACGCCCGGCCGGTCGCAACCGCCCGCGATCTCCGGCGTCGTCCCGGCCGCCGACGTCGTGACGGCTCCGGAGGGAGTCCGCGCGCTGCTGTCATGGGTGCTCGTCGCCGACGACCTCCCTGCCGCCCGCGCGGCGCTGACCGAGCTCGAGGACGCCGCCGCTCCGTTCACGATCGTCACGCGGGCCGGCGAGGTCGTCACGGCCGTCACCGTGCGCGCCGGCTCCGGCGCCGGCCGTTCCCGCCTCGAACTGGCCGCCGAGCGCGACGCCGCCGCCGAGCGGCTCGCCGAGATCACGGTCATCGCCGACTCCTTGCGCGAGGCGCTGTCGGACGCGGTGGCCGCCCAGGGTGCGGCGCGTCAGCGCGCCCGTGAGACGCTGAACGCCCTGCGCGCGCAGGACGCCGCGCTGGCCGCGCACGCGGAGAAGGTCAACCGGGCCACGGTCCGCCACGAGGCCGCGGTCGCTGAATGCGACCGGCTCCAGGCCGGACTCGCCCAGGCCCAGGCCGCCGTGGCCGACGCGGAGGCCGCGGAGCGGACAGCGCGGAGCGCCCTGGAGCGGGCGCTGGAGGCGCCCCGCCCGATCCTCGACGCGTCCGCCCGCGACGGCCTGCTGGCAGCTCTGGAAGAGGCGCGCGACACCGAGATGCGCGCGCGGTTGGAGGTCGAGACGCTCCGAGAGCGCGTGCGCGCCGGCGAGGCCCGCGTCATCCAGCTCGAACGCCAGCGGGAGCGCGAACGCGCGGCCGCCGAGGAAGCCGCCCGGCGCGCCGTCGTGCGGCGGGCGCAACGGGAGATCGCCGCCGACGTGGCGGCCCAGCTCCCCGCGCTGCTGGACTCCGTCGACCGCTCGGTCAGCCAGGCGCGGGTGGACCTCGCCGCGGCCGAGTCGGCACGCACGGCCGTGACGGCCGAACTGGCGCAGGCCCGCAGCCAGGAGGCCGCCCTGCGAGACCGCCTCGGCGCGCTCACCGAGAACGTGCACGGCCTGGAGCTGCAGATCCACGAGAAGCGCCTGCACGTGACGAGCCTCCTCGAGCGCGTGCACTCGGAGTTGGGGCTGGACGAGGATATTCTCGTTCGGGAATACGGTCCCGAACAGCCGATCCCCTCGGATACGCCGGTCGCGGAGGGTGAGGAGCCGCCGCTGGTCGCCTTCGACCGCGCCGCCCAGAAACGTCGCCTCGCCGACGCGGAGCGCAAGCTCTCCCAGCTCGGGCGGGTGAACCCCCTCGCTCTGGAGGAGTTCGCCGCCCTCGAGCAGCGTCACGCCTTCCTCACGGAGCAGCTGGCCGACCTGACGCAGACGCGCAAAGACCTGATGACCATCATCGAGGAGCTCGACGAGCGGATGCAGACCATCTTCGTCGCCGCCTTCGAAGACACCAAGGCCGCGTTCGCGGAGGTCTTCCCCATCCTGTTCCCCGGTGGCACCGGCAGCATCACCCTCACAGACCCGGACTCTCCGCTGACGACGGGGATCGAGGTGTCGGTGCGCCCGGTCGGAAAGAAGATCGAGCGGCTGTCGCTCCTCTCCGGCGGGGAGCGGTCACTGGCTGCGGTGGCGTTCCTGGTGTCGATCTTCCAGGCCCGGCCGAGCCCGTTCTACATCCTCGACGAGGTCGAAGCCGCACTCGACGACGCAAACCTGGGCCGGCTCCTGGGCGTCTTCGAACGCCTGCGCGAGAGCAGCCAGCTCATCGTCATCACGCACCAGAAGCGCACGATGGAGATCGCCGACGCCCTCTACGGCGTCTCGATGCGCCAGGACGGCGTCTCGGCGGTCGTGGGCCAGCGCGTGGGCGATCGCGCGTCGGCCTGA
- a CDS encoding GNAT family N-acetyltransferase, with protein MSTSPAGLELRPLPLPASVDADDAGDFVEMVRVRNLISTEISGHDDFHLAPHELLPAYAPDPNERRMLWVVVLDGEMVGRVGVDIPLEEGSRVAYWLVELRRSVWGRGIGTAASELVERTARAHRRTVLQSWAQHPASADPRLPSPTGFGSVPRDHSARFYLRHGHTLEQVERISALDLTDPRLNAHLQGLLEQATVAAEGYRVVQWELPTPPEFVEGYAWMKSRMITDAPAAGLEFDEEVWDADRLRRHERFYLDARRRMLVTAAQHVDSGDIVAFNELVVGGDGTQATQQEDTLVLSEHRGHRLGMLVKCAALIAWRSVAPGSPRVLTTNAEENRPMLDINEAIGFVPIAYEGGWKKVLSPGE; from the coding sequence ATGAGCACCTCCCCTGCCGGCCTGGAACTGCGCCCCCTCCCCCTCCCTGCCTCCGTGGACGCCGACGATGCGGGCGACTTCGTGGAGATGGTGCGGGTGCGCAACCTCATCTCCACCGAGATCTCCGGCCATGACGACTTCCATCTCGCTCCGCACGAGCTGCTGCCGGCGTACGCGCCGGATCCGAACGAGCGACGGATGCTGTGGGTCGTCGTCCTCGACGGCGAGATGGTCGGGCGGGTCGGCGTGGACATCCCGCTGGAGGAGGGCTCGCGCGTCGCGTACTGGCTCGTGGAGCTGCGCCGCTCGGTGTGGGGCCGCGGCATCGGCACCGCCGCCTCTGAGCTCGTCGAACGCACCGCCCGCGCCCACCGGCGCACAGTGCTGCAGTCGTGGGCGCAGCATCCGGCCTCCGCCGACCCCCGTCTTCCGTCGCCGACCGGATTCGGCAGCGTCCCCCGCGATCACTCGGCGCGCTTCTACCTGCGGCACGGTCATACCCTCGAGCAGGTCGAGCGCATCAGCGCCCTCGATCTGACCGATCCTCGCCTGAACGCCCACCTCCAGGGGCTGCTGGAGCAGGCGACGGTGGCCGCCGAAGGCTACCGCGTCGTGCAGTGGGAGCTGCCGACGCCGCCGGAGTTCGTCGAGGGGTACGCGTGGATGAAGTCGCGCATGATCACCGACGCACCGGCGGCCGGCCTGGAGTTCGACGAGGAGGTGTGGGACGCCGACCGGCTGCGCCGCCACGAGCGGTTCTACCTCGACGCGCGTCGCCGGATGCTGGTGACCGCGGCCCAGCACGTCGACTCCGGCGACATCGTCGCCTTCAACGAGCTCGTCGTGGGAGGCGACGGCACGCAGGCCACGCAGCAGGAGGACACGCTCGTGCTCTCCGAGCACCGCGGCCACCGGCTGGGCATGCTCGTCAAGTGCGCAGCCCTCATCGCGTGGCGGAGCGTCGCGCCCGGCTCCCCGCGCGTGCTGACCACCAATGCCGAGGAGAACCGACCCATGCTCGACATCAACGAGGCGATCGGATTCGTACCCATCGCCTACGAGGGCGGCTGGAAGAAGGTGCTCTCCCCCGGCGAGTGA
- the mutM gene encoding bifunctional DNA-formamidopyrimidine glycosylase/DNA-(apurinic or apyrimidinic site) lyase has translation MPELPEVEVVRAGLEPAVTDARISGVTVLDQRALTRHSGTPSEFEAALIGRTIEGAARRGKFLWLPLAGPAPERPEALMAHLGMSGQLLLRAAGAPAERHERVRIDVDSPRHGELAVVFADQRTFGSLAVDALVPTPDGAPGGWGSTRAEVPSQAAHIARDPLDPAFDAAGFRAALAGKKSGIKRVLLDQTTVSGIGNIYADEALWAARLHPETPAQVLSTRSARRLLAEVRAVLEKALAEGGTSFDAQYVNVNGEAGYFAHSLNAYGRTGQPCPRCGRPIVRVSFMNRSSHYCPHCQRLPRPAHSPGESTFFQPPS, from the coding sequence ATGCCTGAGCTCCCCGAGGTCGAAGTCGTCCGCGCGGGGCTGGAACCCGCCGTCACCGACGCCCGCATCAGCGGCGTGACGGTGCTGGACCAGCGGGCGCTCACCCGTCACTCCGGCACCCCATCCGAGTTCGAGGCGGCGCTGATCGGCCGGACCATCGAAGGCGCGGCGCGCCGCGGCAAGTTCCTGTGGCTGCCGCTGGCCGGCCCGGCGCCGGAGCGGCCCGAGGCCCTCATGGCGCATCTGGGGATGAGTGGACAGCTGCTGCTGCGCGCCGCGGGCGCGCCGGCGGAGCGTCACGAACGCGTGCGCATCGACGTGGATTCGCCCCGTCATGGCGAGCTGGCCGTCGTGTTCGCCGACCAGCGCACGTTCGGCTCCCTCGCGGTCGACGCCCTCGTCCCCACGCCGGACGGTGCGCCCGGCGGCTGGGGAAGCACGCGGGCGGAGGTCCCGTCGCAGGCCGCGCACATCGCGCGCGACCCGCTGGACCCCGCGTTCGACGCTGCCGGCTTCCGCGCCGCGCTGGCAGGCAAGAAGTCCGGCATCAAGCGGGTGCTGCTGGATCAGACCACCGTCAGCGGCATCGGGAACATCTACGCCGACGAGGCACTGTGGGCGGCGCGTCTGCATCCGGAGACGCCCGCTCAGGTCCTGTCCACGCGCTCCGCCCGGCGGCTCCTCGCGGAAGTGCGGGCGGTGCTGGAGAAGGCACTGGCCGAGGGCGGCACGAGCTTCGATGCGCAGTACGTCAACGTCAACGGTGAAGCCGGCTACTTCGCCCACTCGCTGAACGCCTACGGGCGGACGGGACAGCCGTGCCCGCGGTGCGGCCGGCCGATCGTCCGGGTGTCGTTCATGAACCGCTCGAGCCACTACTGCCCGCACTGCCAGCGCCTTCCCCGGCCGGCTCACTCGCCGGGGGAGAGCACCTTCTTCCAGCCGCCCTCGTAG
- the rnc gene encoding ribonuclease III produces MPEREALTDELGVDIDPELLSLALTHRSFAYENGGIAHNERLEFLGDSVLGQAVTVRLFTQHPDLDEGELAKRRASVVSTVALAEVARTIGLGAHLRLGRGEDLTGGRDKDSILADTMEAVIGATYLSAGPDAATALVLRLVEPLLADPDRYGAAMDPKTSLQELAARRGMPAPAYEVDARGPDHDRRFTATVRVGELAGTGEGSSKKQAEMAAALTAWRRLSAHA; encoded by the coding sequence GTGCCTGAGCGCGAGGCGCTCACCGACGAGCTCGGGGTCGACATCGACCCCGAGCTTCTGTCGCTTGCGCTGACGCACCGTTCCTTCGCGTATGAGAACGGCGGCATCGCGCACAACGAGCGCCTCGAGTTCCTCGGGGACTCGGTGCTCGGCCAAGCCGTGACCGTGCGACTGTTCACGCAGCATCCGGATCTCGACGAAGGCGAGCTCGCCAAGCGCCGGGCGAGCGTGGTGTCCACCGTCGCCCTCGCCGAGGTCGCACGGACGATCGGCCTCGGCGCGCACCTGCGTCTCGGACGCGGGGAAGACCTCACCGGGGGGCGCGACAAGGATTCGATCCTCGCCGACACGATGGAGGCCGTCATCGGCGCCACGTACCTCTCGGCCGGTCCGGATGCCGCGACGGCACTGGTGCTGCGCCTCGTCGAGCCTCTTCTGGCCGATCCCGACCGCTACGGTGCGGCGATGGACCCCAAGACGAGCCTGCAGGAACTCGCGGCGCGCCGAGGCATGCCCGCACCGGCGTACGAAGTCGACGCGCGTGGCCCCGACCACGATCGCCGGTTCACGGCCACCGTGCGGGTGGGGGAGCTGGCCGGTACCGGCGAGGGCTCCAGCAAGAAGCAGGCGGAGATGGCCGCGGCTCTCACCGCGTGGCGCCGCCTCAGCGCGCATGCCTGA
- the rpmF gene encoding 50S ribosomal protein L32: protein MAGNPPKRKVSRSNTRSRRAQWKAEAPTLVKTIENGKVVYSRPHQAKVVTDSQGTELFLEYKGRKVADV, encoded by the coding sequence ATGGCAGGTAACCCCCCGAAGCGGAAGGTCTCCCGCTCGAACACCCGTTCGCGCCGTGCGCAGTGGAAGGCCGAAGCGCCCACGCTGGTCAAGACGATCGAGAACGGCAAGGTCGTGTACAGCCGTCCTCACCAGGCCAAGGTGGTCACCGACTCGCAGGGCACCGAGCTGTTCCTGGAGTACAAGGGCCGCAAGGTCGCCGACGTCTGA
- a CDS encoding YceD family protein, with amino-acid sequence MREFELEVPAPDKWGEGLVSVPEGEPIDIDLRVESVHEGMLVSGTAGATYSGVCGRCLTDIAQPVEVEFQELFAYPGEEAEDFEVRDDRVDLEILVRDAIVLSLPFQPVCQPDCPGLDPATGERLTENTTERPQESVDPRWAALQNFTPEPDADAPRRDVENTGKS; translated from the coding sequence ATGCGCGAGTTCGAGCTGGAGGTCCCCGCACCCGACAAATGGGGCGAGGGCCTCGTATCGGTGCCCGAGGGGGAGCCGATCGACATCGACCTCCGCGTGGAATCCGTCCATGAGGGCATGCTGGTCTCCGGTACGGCCGGAGCGACCTACTCCGGTGTGTGCGGGCGATGCCTGACCGACATCGCTCAGCCGGTCGAAGTCGAGTTTCAGGAGCTTTTCGCGTATCCTGGGGAAGAAGCGGAGGACTTCGAGGTTCGCGACGACCGTGTGGATCTGGAGATCCTCGTTCGGGACGCGATCGTCCTGTCGCTTCCGTTCCAGCCGGTGTGTCAGCCGGATTGCCCCGGCCTTGACCCGGCTACGGGCGAGCGACTGACCGAGAACACCACGGAGCGGCCGCAGGAATCCGTCGATCCCCGATGGGCCGCCCTGCAGAATTTCACCCCAGAGCCCGACGCCGACGCACCGCGCCGCGACGTAGAGAACACAGGAAAGAGCTAG
- the coaD gene encoding pantetheine-phosphate adenylyltransferase — MNSRIAVVPGSFDPPTLGHLDVIRRAAGLYDELHVLVVHNPGKEAMLPIAQRLTLLEQSVAESGIDGAEIVVASWTMGLLVDYATDVGAGVLVKGIRSQVDVAYETPMAIVNRHLAHVETVFLLPDPAHALVSSSLVRQVAALGGDVSPFVPPAVARFLDTGARD; from the coding sequence ATGAACAGTCGGATCGCCGTGGTGCCCGGATCGTTCGATCCGCCCACCCTGGGACATCTCGACGTGATCCGCCGGGCCGCCGGGCTGTACGACGAGCTGCACGTCCTCGTGGTGCACAACCCCGGCAAGGAGGCCATGCTTCCCATCGCCCAGCGGCTCACCCTGCTGGAGCAGTCCGTGGCCGAGAGCGGCATCGACGGCGCAGAGATCGTCGTGGCGTCGTGGACGATGGGGCTGCTCGTGGACTACGCGACCGATGTCGGAGCGGGCGTGCTGGTCAAGGGCATCCGCTCGCAGGTCGACGTCGCCTACGAGACCCCCATGGCGATCGTCAACCGGCACCTCGCCCACGTCGAGACGGTGTTCCTGCTGCCCGACCCCGCCCACGCGCTCGTGTCCAGTTCGCTCGTGCGCCAGGTGGCGGCGCTGGGCGGCGACGTGTCGCCGTTCGTTCCGCCCGCCGTCGCGCGGTTCCTGGACACCGGCGCGCGCGACTGA